One genomic window of Actinoalloteichus hoggarensis includes the following:
- a CDS encoding NAD-dependent epimerase/dehydratase family protein — protein sequence MTSPAGRSGDGCADLSAWSPPAPSTADRADGPSSRRDGDQRLTVCGARADEEGSRHDRLMGGRSKALVLGGTEFLGIHLVTELIDDGWEVTLFNRGVTNPDLFASSARLRGDRDSDVTALAGHEWDVVYDLTASHPEQITRSAEHLAGHCGHYVFISTISVYDGFPEPGITEDAPLATIEGPVPAEVDGDSYGALKALCERRVAALFESHTIVRPAIIAGPHDPSDRFTYWVSRLSTPGPHLVPPVLDTPVQYIDARDLARWLVVLGATRVRGVFNAAAAPVRFADLLDAVAEAVDTPLRPVQLTEEQLAAEEVRPWFDLPLWLPPAEATMRGFFGIDSSAAAEAGLRHRPIGETARDTLTWLRGRNAEVPLLLGLSPEREAELVAEYGTDA from the coding sequence ATGACGTCTCCTGCCGGACGATCTGGTGACGGGTGCGCGGACCTGTCGGCGTGGTCGCCGCCCGCTCCCTCCACCGCGGACCGCGCCGACGGGCCATCGTCACGACGGGATGGTGACCAGCGTCTCACTGTCTGCGGTGCTCGTGCGGATGAGGAGGGGAGCCGCCACGATCGTCTTATGGGCGGGCGATCGAAGGCTTTGGTCCTGGGCGGAACGGAATTCCTGGGAATTCACCTGGTGACGGAACTGATCGACGACGGCTGGGAGGTGACGCTGTTCAATCGCGGCGTCACCAATCCGGATCTGTTCGCGTCATCGGCCCGACTGCGTGGTGACCGGGACTCCGACGTCACCGCGCTCGCGGGGCACGAGTGGGACGTGGTCTACGACCTGACGGCGTCGCACCCCGAGCAGATCACCCGCAGCGCCGAGCACCTCGCGGGCCACTGCGGCCACTACGTCTTCATCTCCACGATCTCGGTCTACGACGGCTTCCCCGAGCCGGGCATCACCGAGGACGCCCCGCTCGCGACGATCGAGGGGCCGGTTCCCGCCGAAGTCGACGGCGACTCCTACGGGGCGCTCAAAGCACTGTGTGAGCGGCGAGTCGCCGCGCTGTTCGAGAGCCACACGATCGTCCGTCCGGCGATCATCGCCGGCCCGCACGATCCCAGCGACCGGTTCACGTACTGGGTGTCGCGACTGAGCACGCCCGGACCGCACCTCGTGCCGCCGGTCCTGGACACGCCCGTCCAGTACATCGACGCCCGTGACCTCGCCCGATGGCTGGTCGTGCTCGGCGCCACCCGGGTGCGTGGCGTCTTCAACGCCGCCGCGGCACCCGTGCGGTTCGCCGACCTCCTCGACGCCGTCGCGGAGGCGGTCGACACTCCGCTACGGCCCGTCCAGTTGACCGAGGAGCAGCTGGCCGCCGAGGAGGTGCGCCCCTGGTTCGACCTGCCGCTGTGGCTGCCGCCCGCCGAGGCGACCATGCGCGGCTTCTTCGGGATCGACTCCTCGGCGGCGGCCGAGGCAGGGCTGCGACACCGCCCGATCGGCGAGACGGCCCGGGACACGCTGACCTGGCTTCGGGGGCGGAACGCCGAGGTGCCGCTCCTCCTCGGCCTCAGCCCGGAACGGGAGGCCGAGCTGGTGGCCGAGTACGGAACCGACGCCTGA
- a CDS encoding cytochrome P450 encodes MTAPVQLSIEDARPLHVDPILRQLQRLSPVHRVRTASGSAAWRVTGYREVRQLLEDPRLGRSHPDPDNAARTGEAAMLGRLRGSHETEKADHLRMRTLLRPQLAPGRVRSWRPRVEEIAAELLDELATRRRPADLNTALAQPLPGRVIAEVLGVPVADRERFQAWTHAAGYVKDRDHSEQGFARLVDYGRELVARKRREPADDVISRLCAAEPVDGVELDDEAVAVLSMTLLFGGEATVMAIGLGVLTLLSHPAQWGLLLAEPALIPAAVEEILRGMDKGGDGIARYAHTDVDIADITIRAGELVLLDTGAANHDDTVFVDPDRLDVTRQAASHLAFGHGIHYCIGTALARLELQAVLGLLIPRFPTLRLAVPVEELRIDRDILAGGLTALPVTW; translated from the coding sequence GTGACGGCCCCTGTCCAGTTGTCCATCGAAGACGCTCGGCCGCTCCACGTGGACCCGATACTCCGGCAGCTGCAACGCCTGAGCCCCGTCCACCGGGTGCGCACCGCCTCGGGGAGCGCCGCGTGGCGGGTCACCGGCTATCGGGAGGTACGGCAGCTGCTGGAGGATCCCCGCCTGGGCAGGTCGCATCCGGACCCGGACAACGCCGCGCGCACCGGTGAGGCCGCCATGCTGGGCAGGCTTCGCGGCAGCCACGAGACCGAGAAGGCCGACCATCTCCGGATGCGCACGCTGCTGCGCCCACAGCTGGCACCCGGTCGCGTCCGGTCCTGGCGGCCGCGAGTGGAGGAGATCGCCGCCGAACTGCTCGATGAGCTGGCCACACGGCGGCGACCGGCGGACCTCAACACGGCCTTGGCGCAGCCGCTGCCCGGCAGAGTGATCGCCGAGGTGCTCGGCGTGCCGGTCGCCGACCGCGAACGGTTCCAGGCCTGGACTCACGCCGCCGGCTATGTGAAGGACCGCGACCACTCCGAGCAGGGCTTCGCACGGCTCGTCGACTACGGCCGGGAGCTGGTCGCCCGCAAGCGTCGTGAGCCTGCCGACGACGTCATCTCCCGACTCTGCGCCGCCGAGCCGGTCGACGGCGTCGAACTCGACGACGAGGCCGTCGCGGTGTTGTCCATGACCCTGCTGTTCGGCGGCGAGGCCACCGTGATGGCCATCGGCCTCGGCGTCCTCACCCTGCTGTCCCACCCCGCGCAATGGGGACTGCTGCTGGCCGAACCCGCCCTCATCCCGGCGGCGGTGGAGGAGATCCTGCGGGGAATGGACAAGGGCGGCGACGGAATCGCCCGCTACGCCCACACCGACGTCGACATCGCGGACATCACGATCCGAGCCGGGGAACTCGTCCTGCTCGACACCGGCGCCGCCAACCATGACGACACGGTCTTCGTCGACCCCGACCGGCTGGACGTCACTCGCCAGGCCGCCTCCCACCTCGCCTTCGGGCACGGCATCCACTACTGCATCGGCACGGCGCTGGCACGCCTCGAACTACAGGCCGTCCTCGGCCTGCTGATCCCGCGGTTCCCCACGCTGCGGCTGGCCGTTCCCGTCGAAGAGCTGCGCATCGATCGCGACATCCTCGCGGGCGGCCTCACCGCCCTCCCCGTCACCTGGTGA